The Sphingomonas sp. LY54 genome includes a region encoding these proteins:
- a CDS encoding tyrosine recombinase XerC, whose amino-acid sequence MADPLTDHPARAIAARWQDHLTRDRRRSEHTVRAYGATAHRLIQFLAGHLGGAVTAEALAGLQAADLRAFLGSRRASGLGNSSAARELSAVRGFLAFAAAESGQQAAPPRLKGPKRPRSVPRPISPDEVVALAEEVAEDAAEEWIAARDFAVLMLLYGSGLRVAEALGLTGSALPLGEAISVTGKRAKTRIVPLLPQVRDAIMRYAALCPYAAGPEVPLFRGAKGGPLRGEIVRRAVRKARAALGLSDRTTPHALRHSFATHLLGRGADLRSLQELLGHASLSSTQIYTSVDAAHLMDVYRNAHPRA is encoded by the coding sequence GTGGCTGATCCCTTAACCGACCATCCCGCGCGCGCCATTGCCGCCCGCTGGCAGGACCATCTCACCCGCGACCGCCGCCGCTCCGAGCATACGGTGCGGGCCTATGGCGCGACCGCGCATCGACTGATCCAGTTCCTCGCCGGCCATCTCGGCGGCGCCGTCACGGCCGAGGCGCTGGCGGGGCTGCAGGCAGCCGACCTTCGCGCCTTTCTCGGCAGCCGCAGGGCAAGCGGGCTCGGCAACAGCTCGGCCGCGCGCGAGCTTTCGGCGGTGCGCGGCTTCCTCGCCTTCGCCGCAGCGGAAAGCGGGCAGCAGGCCGCGCCACCGCGGCTGAAGGGCCCGAAAAGGCCGCGCAGCGTGCCGCGGCCGATCTCGCCGGACGAGGTGGTGGCGCTCGCGGAGGAAGTGGCGGAGGACGCCGCCGAGGAATGGATCGCCGCGCGCGACTTCGCCGTGCTGATGCTGCTCTACGGCTCGGGCCTGCGCGTCGCAGAGGCGCTCGGCCTGACCGGGAGTGCGCTGCCGCTCGGCGAAGCGATTTCGGTCACCGGCAAGCGCGCCAAGACACGGATCGTGCCCTTGCTGCCGCAGGTGCGCGACGCGATCATGCGTTACGCCGCACTATGTCCCTATGCCGCGGGGCCGGAGGTGCCGCTTTTCCGCGGCGCCAAGGGCGGGCCGCTGCGCGGCGAGATCGTGCGGCGCGCGGTGCGTAAAGCGCGGGCCGCGCTCGGCCTTTCCGACCGCACCACCCCGCACGCGCTGCGTCACAGCTTCGCGACCCATCTGCTCGGCCGCGGCGCGGACCTGCGCTCGCTCCAGGAGCTGCTCGGCCATGCCAGCCTGTCCTCGACCCAGATCTACACCTCGGTCGATGCCGCGCATCTGATGGACGTCTATCGCAACGCCCATCCGCGGGCCTAA
- a CDS encoding DUF484 family protein, with translation MGKVISFEDRAVANLRARVAAAEEANQDLIAFARGHSGAVASIHEAVLAAVEAEGFDHLIHIVTQEWPQILGLDAVAVALFVGDRGMRADASGMQFVDPQIIERSIEQFDGVVLRGCERGHPLFGPACDLIRAEALVRLESVSPLPRGLLALGQRGAQGFETRHGSELLVFLGRVLTRCMARWLIP, from the coding sequence ATGGGTAAGGTCATCAGCTTCGAGGACAGGGCGGTCGCGAACCTGCGCGCGCGCGTCGCTGCCGCCGAGGAAGCGAACCAGGACCTGATCGCCTTCGCGCGCGGCCATAGCGGCGCGGTCGCCTCGATCCATGAGGCGGTGCTCGCCGCGGTCGAGGCCGAGGGCTTCGACCATCTGATTCACATCGTCACGCAGGAATGGCCGCAGATCCTCGGCCTGGACGCGGTGGCGGTCGCCCTGTTCGTCGGCGACCGCGGCATGCGTGCCGACGCGTCGGGCATGCAGTTCGTCGACCCGCAGATCATCGAGCGCTCGATCGAGCAGTTCGACGGGGTCGTGCTGCGCGGCTGCGAGCGCGGCCATCCTCTGTTCGGGCCCGCCTGCGACCTCATTCGCGCCGAAGCTCTGGTGCGGCTCGAAAGCGTGTCGCCATTGCCGCGCGGCCTGCTCGCGCTCGGTCAGCGCGGCGCCCAGGGCTTCGAGACCCGCCACGGCTCGGAACTGCTCGTTTTCCTCGGACGCGTCCTCACACGCTGCATGGCCCGGTGGCTGATCCCTTAA